A single region of the Pararhodospirillum photometricum DSM 122 genome encodes:
- a CDS encoding LysR substrate-binding domain-containing protein: MRRKIPSNSALMAFEASARHGSFARAADELALTEGAISRQIGRLEAFLGVTLFERVGNRVRLLPNGERYAAQVRETLDRLERDSQYLMGQPSDGASLDIAILPTFATRWLIPRLKPFQERHPHITLHLAERMEPFVLTGSGFDAAIHFEHPAWTGMRTHRLLHEVLVPVCHPALIRGRDPATALDALPRLHRRQNPDAWHRYAEEAGVVLTHPAVGARYDLHSMQIEAALAGLGVALVPRLYIESVLAEGRLVAPWPDGESISKTFCLILPEPIRLSEGPIQVFANWLLEEARSSNPTL; the protein is encoded by the coding sequence ATGCGCCGCAAGATTCCCAGCAATTCCGCGCTTATGGCCTTCGAGGCGTCGGCGCGTCATGGCAGCTTCGCGCGCGCGGCCGACGAACTGGCCCTGACCGAAGGCGCGATCAGTCGGCAGATCGGTCGGCTGGAAGCGTTCCTCGGCGTCACGCTGTTCGAGCGAGTCGGCAATCGCGTCCGGCTTTTGCCGAATGGAGAGCGTTATGCGGCTCAGGTTCGCGAAACACTCGACCGGCTGGAGCGTGACAGTCAATATCTGATGGGSCAGCCCAGCGACGGCGCGAGCCTCGACATCGCGATCTTGCCGACGTTCGCCACGCGTTGGCTCATCCCGCGTCTGAAGCCGTTCCAGGAGCGGCATCCGCATATCACCCTGCATCTTGCGGAACGGATGGAGCCATTCGTTCTCACCGGCAGCGGTTTCGACGCCGCCATCCATTTCGAGCATCCTGCCTGGACGGGAATGCGGACGCACCGCTTGCTGCATGAGGTGCTAGTTCCGGTCTGCCATCCGGCGCTGATCAGGGGCCGAGACCCTGCCACAGCCCTCGATGCGCTGCCGCGGCTCCATCGCCGGCAGAACCCGGACGCCTGGCATCGTTATGCCGAAGAGGCCGGCGTCGTGCTGACCCATCCTGCGGTCGGTGCCCGTTACGATCTTCACTCCATGCAGATCGAAGCCGCGCTGGCCGGTCTCGGCGTTGCGCTCGTGCCACGCCTCTATATCGAAAGCGTACTGGCGGAAGGTCGCTTGGTCGCGCCTTGGCCTGATGGGGAGTCGATCTCCAAGACCTTCTGCCTCATCCTGCCGGAGCCGATCCGGTTGAGTGAAGGTCCGATACAGGTATTCGCGAACTGGCTCCTCGAGGAGGCGCGATCGTCAAATCCAACGCTTTGA